A genome region from Senegalia massiliensis includes the following:
- a CDS encoding ABC transporter substrate-binding protein, protein PAAQSAKQVTSDIPVLFSAVTDPVKSQIVNTWEDVGGNVTGTSDKAPIESQLKMFKQIDDSIKTIGILYSTSEANSEIQIDEVKKLAPNEDLDVVTVGVNNVNEIPQAIDSLLSKVDAVYIVSDNLIASSIELVSTKLIEKQMISVSAEESQVGGGILITNGLSYYELGKQTAKMAKEILVDGKSPSEIPVGIAEKTITTVNLDTLEKLGLDKNLDIFKDVKEVKK, encoded by the coding sequence CCTGCTGCTCAATCTGCAAAACAAGTAACTAGTGATATTCCAGTTTTATTTAGTGCTGTTACTGATCCTGTAAAATCACAGATAGTAAATACATGGGAAGATGTTGGTGGTAATGTAACTGGTACTAGTGATAAAGCTCCTATAGAGTCCCAATTAAAAATGTTCAAACAAATTGATGACAGTATTAAAACAATTGGTATTTTATATAGCACTAGTGAAGCTAACTCAGAAATTCAAATAGATGAAGTAAAGAAACTTGCACCAAATGAAGATTTAGATGTAGTTACTGTTGGAGTAAATAATGTAAATGAAATACCTCAAGCAATAGATTCATTATTATCAAAAGTAGATGCTGTATATATTGTAAGTGACAATTTAATAGCTTCTTCAATAGAATTAGTTTCTACAAAACTTATTGAAAAACAAATGATTTCTGTATCTGCAGAGGAATCTCAAGTAGGTGGCGGAATATTAATTACAAATGGTTTAAGCTATTATGAATTAGGTAAGCAAACAGCTAAAATGGCGAAAGAAATTTTAGTAGATGGTAAATCTCCTTCTGAAATACCTGTAGGAATAGCTGAAAAAACTATTACTACAGTAAATTTAGATACCTTAGAAAAACTAGGTTTAGATAAAAATTTAGATATATTTAAAGATGTTAAAGAAGTAAAAAAATAA
- a CDS encoding ABC transporter permease: MNSLIITSIEQGLIFSVLAMGVYITYKILDIPDLSVEGTFPLGAFVFAKFIMIGINPILSTFLAFLSGLLGGLLTAVLFTKLRIKPLLSGILTMTMLYSINLRINGKSNIPLFQYDSIFDIGSNLLILIGIVLLVKIILDRFLKTEIGYLLIATGDNESLVRSLGQNSDKYKIIGLMIANGLVAMSGAMMAQMQGFVDITMGSSIIVVALASIIIGDTIRKNSERIRNTTRAILGAISYKIIGGIAIDLGLAPSDLRAISAIIVIIFLSYNNFIPNMIVSRKKGEIKNVENRKSIKEF, from the coding sequence ATGAATTCATTAATTATAACTTCTATAGAACAAGGACTTATATTTTCAGTTCTTGCTATGGGAGTATATATAACTTATAAAATATTAGATATACCTGATCTTTCTGTAGAGGGAACATTTCCTCTCGGAGCATTTGTTTTTGCAAAATTTATTATGATTGGAATAAATCCTATACTCAGTACATTTTTAGCCTTTTTATCAGGGTTATTAGGTGGATTATTAACAGCAGTATTATTTACTAAATTAAGAATAAAGCCTTTATTATCTGGAATTCTTACTATGACAATGCTTTATTCCATAAATCTTAGGATAAATGGAAAATCCAATATACCATTGTTTCAATATGATTCTATATTTGATATAGGTTCTAATTTATTAATACTAATAGGAATTGTATTATTAGTTAAAATCATTTTAGATAGATTCTTAAAAACTGAAATAGGATATCTTTTAATAGCAACAGGTGATAATGAATCTTTAGTCAGATCATTAGGTCAAAATAGTGATAAATACAAAATAATAGGTCTTATGATTGCTAATGGTCTTGTAGCTATGAGTGGTGCTATGATGGCACAAATGCAAGGTTTTGTTGATATTACAATGGGAAGTTCTATAATTGTTGTAGCTCTTGCATCTATTATAATTGGTGATACTATTAGAAAAAATTCAGAAAGAATAAGAAATACTACTAGAGCAATACTCGGCGCTATAAGCTATAAAATTATTGGTGGTATTGCTATTGATTTAGGTCTTGCACCTAGTGATTTAAGAGCTATAAGTGCAATAATTGTTATAATTTTCTTATCTTATAATAATTTTATACCAAATATGATTGTTTCTAGAAAAAAAGGAGAGATTAAAAATGTTGAAAATAGAAAATCTATCAAAGAGTTTTAA
- a CDS encoding ABC transporter ATP-binding protein — protein sequence MLKIENLSKSFNKGTENEITVFNGLDLNIEKNKCTAIIGSNGCGKSTLLNIIGGSINIDSGDIVLNNNNISKLKEEKRAVNIGRVYQNPSMGVSPSLTILENMCLADKKGDRFSLKGLIKRNGTSKYVELLKDLDLGLENKLNTKVKYLSGGQRQSLSLIMAAMKYPDLLLLDEHTAALDPKTSNVVMEKTRELLKKYSITTIMISHNMKDAIDYSDRIIMLDKGKVVLDRDSKNITESELINIYREKIQVVA from the coding sequence ATGTTGAAAATAGAAAATCTATCAAAGAGTTTTAATAAAGGTACTGAAAATGAGATAACTGTTTTTAATGGTTTAGATTTAAATATAGAAAAAAATAAATGCACAGCTATAATCGGATCTAATGGCTGTGGTAAGAGTACTCTTTTAAATATAATTGGTGGAAGTATAAATATTGATAGTGGAGATATTGTTTTAAATAATAATAATATCTCTAAACTAAAAGAGGAAAAAAGGGCAGTTAATATAGGGAGAGTCTATCAAAATCCTTCTATGGGAGTTTCTCCTTCACTTACTATTCTTGAGAATATGTGCCTTGCTGATAAAAAAGGAGATAGATTTTCACTTAAAGGATTGATAAAAAGAAATGGAACAAGTAAATATGTTGAGCTTTTAAAAGATTTAGATTTAGGACTAGAGAATAAATTAAATACAAAAGTAAAATATCTATCTGGTGGACAAAGACAATCTTTATCTCTCATTATGGCAGCAATGAAATATCCTGATTTATTATTATTAGATGAACACACTGCTGCTCTTGATCCAAAGACTTCAAATGTAGTTATGGAAAAGACTAGAGAACTTTTAAAAAAATACTCTATAACTACTATTATGATTTCACACAATATGAAAGATGCAATAGATTATTCTGATAGAATAATAATGCTAGACAAAGGTAAAGTAGTTTTAGATAGAGATAGTAAAAATATTACTGAGTCTGAGCTTATTAATATTTACAGAGAAAAGATACAAGTAGTTGCATAA
- a CDS encoding AEC family transporter yields MDLTTVLSQVLVLFILITIGVILRKFNIINDSLGKGLSNFIVYATIPALLITSMNYDFSKAMLSNGLLVLAIGPFAYIFAMLVGYIFTKIKHIKNPDRGIYQFATIFPNGGFMGFPIVAVVYGEIGIFYAGLFNLWFNIFLWTLGMILSTPHKNKNINFKMLINPGTIAITIGIVLFLFSIKLPTPLFQALDSLGDTTIPLAMVVIGSMLGESNIKDVISNKLIIITTFLRLIIIPLPLLFILNLLPLPNIVIGIIAITMSMPVAANAAIFARKNNSNYKLASELVFLSTLCSIATIPIFISLVVKIVGV; encoded by the coding sequence ATGGACTTAACAACTGTACTATCCCAAGTTTTAGTATTGTTTATTCTTATAACAATAGGGGTTATACTTAGAAAGTTTAATATAATAAATGACAGCTTAGGAAAAGGACTATCTAATTTTATAGTATATGCTACTATACCAGCACTTCTTATAACTTCAATGAATTACGATTTTTCTAAAGCAATGTTAAGTAATGGGTTATTAGTACTAGCTATAGGTCCATTTGCATATATTTTTGCAATGTTAGTTGGATATATCTTTACAAAAATAAAGCATATTAAAAATCCTGATAGAGGAATATATCAATTTGCTACTATATTTCCTAATGGTGGATTTATGGGTTTTCCTATAGTAGCCGTAGTTTATGGTGAAATAGGAATATTTTATGCTGGGCTTTTTAATTTATGGTTTAATATATTTTTATGGACACTTGGAATGATACTTTCAACTCCCCATAAAAATAAAAATATAAACTTTAAAATGCTTATAAATCCTGGCACAATAGCAATAACAATTGGGATAGTTTTATTTTTATTTTCAATCAAATTACCAACTCCATTATTTCAAGCACTTGATAGCTTAGGCGATACAACAATACCTTTAGCTATGGTAGTAATAGGATCAATGCTTGGAGAATCAAATATAAAAGATGTAATAAGTAATAAATTAATAATTATAACAACGTTTTTAAGACTTATTATAATTCCATTACCATTATTATTTATATTAAATTTATTACCATTACCAAATATAGTAATAGGTATAATAGCAATAACAATGTCAATGCCAGTTGCAGCAAATGCAGCTATATTTGCTAGAAAAAATAATTCAAATTACAAATTAGCAAGTGAATTAGTATTTTTATCAACATTATGTAGCATTGCTACAATACCTATTTTTATATCATTAGTAGTAAAGATTGTAGGAGTATAA
- a CDS encoding rod-binding protein, producing MQINNINNYTQKIETQKTKDQEILLEACKDFEAIFTGIMFKEMNKTVMESNFTEKSRGREIFTDMFHEELANEASSGENGIGIARMLYNQMKNRI from the coding sequence ATGCAAATAAATAATATAAATAATTATACACAAAAAATAGAAACTCAAAAAACAAAAGATCAAGAAATATTACTTGAAGCTTGTAAAGATTTTGAAGCTATATTCACTGGTATTATGTTTAAAGAAATGAATAAAACAGTTATGGAATCTAATTTTACAGAAAAAAGCAGAGGTAGAGAGATATTCACAGATATGTTTCATGAAGAACTTGCAAATGAAGCTAGTAGTGGAGAAAATGGTATAGGAATAGCTAGAATGTTATACAATCAGATGAAAAATAGAATATAG
- the flgG gene encoding flagellar basal-body rod protein FlgG, which translates to MIRSLWTAATGMKTQQFNIDTISNNLSNVNTVGYKSQRAEFKDLMYTALKRANPNDDNNTPVNIQVGHGVKVSATNRNMAQGSPQPTENPLDVAIVGDGFFEVQLPNGETRYTRDGSFKLSINGQTSDLVTSDGYYILDNNNNRITLNSGISDLEIDNIGNITAENANGETVDIGTLKLVNFINSKGLLNDGSNLYEETVASGNPRVLNNFNMDSTILQKYLESSNVAVIDEMVKMISAQRAYEVSSKSIQTSDEMMQQANNLKR; encoded by the coding sequence ATGATTAGGTCATTATGGACTGCAGCTACAGGTATGAAAACACAACAATTTAATATAGATACAATTTCAAATAACTTATCAAATGTAAACACTGTTGGATATAAATCTCAAAGGGCTGAATTTAAAGATTTGATGTATACGGCATTAAAAAGAGCAAATCCAAATGATGATAATAATACTCCGGTTAATATTCAAGTAGGTCATGGGGTGAAAGTTTCAGCAACAAATAGAAATATGGCTCAAGGGAGTCCACAACCAACTGAAAATCCACTTGATGTAGCAATAGTTGGAGATGGTTTTTTCGAGGTACAGCTTCCTAATGGAGAAACAAGATATACAAGAGATGGAAGTTTTAAGCTAAGTATTAATGGTCAAACTTCTGATTTAGTAACATCAGATGGCTATTATATATTAGATAATAATAATAATAGAATAACCTTAAATAGTGGAATATCAGATTTGGAAATAGATAATATAGGAAATATAACTGCTGAAAATGCAAATGGAGAGACTGTAGACATAGGCACATTAAAATTAGTAAATTTTATAAACTCTAAAGGGTTATTAAATGATGGAAGCAATCTTTATGAAGAGACTGTGGCATCAGGAAATCCAAGAGTTTTAAATAATTTTAATATGGATTCTACAATACTTCAAAAGTATTTAGAGAGTTCAAATGTAGCTGTAATAGATGAAATGGTAAAGATGATATCAGCTCAAAGAGCATATGAAGTAAGTTCTAAGTCAATTCAAACGTCAGATGAAATGATGCAACAAGCTAATAATCTTAAAAGGTAA
- a CDS encoding flagellar hook-basal body protein, which translates to MFRGMYISTTGMINNQHRMDTISNNLANTNTNGYKKDGVLSESFPEQLLRRINDNSISTIKPFQGVELTQNGEEYLLETKGAYFAIDTPAGTGYDDKFKFRVTEDGYLKTYYQDNDRNIKSDGENYLLGKNGRIRITGNNIEIDGQGNVFSGGNLIDTIVTKPHMNVIGTLGNGIRTDRVFINFTQGDIRQTSNPLDMALNGDGFFKVQTENGTRYTRDGSFKIDREGFLTTSEGHRVLGNNGAINIGNGEVNTDQFGNISLNGAFVSRLDIVNIDNKEFLRKEGDNLYRIEENQEAQESAFTGEVLSGYLEGSNVETVKEMVEMISTMRGYESNQKVVKSYDEILQKAVNDIARI; encoded by the coding sequence ATGTTTAGAGGCATGTATATATCGACCACTGGAATGATAAATAATCAACATAGAATGGATACAATTTCAAATAATCTTGCAAACACTAATACAAATGGATATAAAAAAGATGGAGTGCTTTCAGAATCATTTCCTGAACAATTACTGAGACGAATAAATGATAACTCTATATCTACAATAAAGCCTTTTCAAGGAGTAGAATTAACACAAAATGGCGAAGAATATTTACTTGAGACTAAAGGTGCATATTTTGCAATAGATACACCAGCAGGAACAGGGTATGATGATAAATTTAAGTTTAGAGTGACAGAAGATGGATATCTTAAGACTTATTATCAAGATAATGATAGAAATATAAAATCAGATGGGGAAAATTATCTTTTAGGCAAAAATGGAAGAATTAGAATTACAGGAAATAATATAGAAATAGATGGACAAGGAAATGTATTTTCAGGTGGTAATTTGATAGATACCATTGTAACAAAGCCTCATATGAATGTAATAGGAACTCTAGGAAATGGAATACGTACTGATAGAGTATTTATAAATTTCACCCAGGGAGATATAAGGCAAACATCAAATCCATTAGATATGGCATTAAATGGTGATGGATTCTTTAAAGTGCAAACAGAAAACGGTACTAGGTATACAAGAGATGGGAGCTTTAAAATAGATAGAGAAGGTTTCTTAACAACATCTGAAGGACATAGAGTATTAGGGAATAATGGTGCTATAAACATAGGTAATGGTGAAGTAAATACAGATCAGTTTGGAAATATATCATTAAATGGAGCTTTTGTAAGTAGACTAGATATAGTAAATATAGATAATAAAGAATTTCTAAGAAAAGAAGGAGATAATCTATATAGAATAGAAGAAAATCAAGAAGCACAAGAAAGTGCATTTACAGGTGAAGTATTATCTGGTTATTTAGAAGGTTCCAATGTAGAAACAGTAAAAGAAATGGTAGAAATGATATCTACTATGAGAGGTTATGAATCTAACCAAAAAGTAGTTAAGTCATATGATGAAATACTACAAAAAGCTGTAAATGATATAGCAAGAATATAA
- a CDS encoding rod shape-determining protein has product MFTFRSDMGIDLGTASVLVYIKNKGIVLQEPSVVAIDKNTDKVLAVGEEARRMIGRTPGNIIAIRPLKDGVISDYDITERMIKHFITKAAGKFFFKPRIIICVPSGVTGVEKRAVIEASMQAGAKKTYLIEEPIAAAVGAGIDITQPDGNMVIDMGGGTTDIAVISLGGIVVSTSIKLAGDKMDEAIVKYMRRKHNILVGERTAEDMKVRIGTAYPRDKQVSMDVRGRDLVTGLPKTIKVSSEEMLIALEETVTTIAEAVHSVLEQTPPELAADISDKGMIMTGGSCLLNGMDKLIKNRTGIEVIIAEDAVSCVAKGTGESLNSMDILEKQMTTESKSY; this is encoded by the coding sequence ATGTTTACATTTAGATCAGATATGGGGATAGATTTAGGAACTGCAAGTGTATTAGTATATATAAAGAATAAGGGGATAGTTTTACAAGAACCTTCAGTGGTTGCAATAGATAAAAATACAGATAAAGTACTTGCAGTAGGAGAAGAAGCAAGAAGAATGATTGGTAGAACACCAGGGAATATAATAGCAATTAGGCCTTTAAAAGATGGTGTTATATCTGACTATGATATAACAGAAAGAATGATAAAACATTTTATAACAAAAGCAGCGGGGAAATTTTTCTTTAAACCTAGAATAATAATATGTGTACCATCTGGAGTAACAGGGGTAGAAAAAAGAGCAGTTATAGAAGCAAGTATGCAGGCAGGAGCAAAAAAGACATATTTAATAGAAGAACCTATAGCAGCAGCTGTAGGTGCAGGAATAGACATTACACAACCTGATGGAAATATGGTAATAGATATGGGTGGTGGAACTACAGATATAGCAGTTATATCACTTGGTGGAATAGTAGTAAGTACATCAATAAAACTTGCTGGGGATAAAATGGATGAAGCTATAGTAAAATACATGAGACGTAAGCACAATATTCTAGTAGGAGAGAGAACAGCAGAAGATATGAAAGTTAGAATTGGAACAGCTTATCCAAGAGATAAACAAGTTTCAATGGATGTACGTGGTAGAGATTTAGTAACTGGACTTCCAAAGACAATAAAAGTATCTTCAGAAGAAATGTTAATAGCATTAGAAGAGACAGTTACTACCATAGCAGAAGCAGTACATTCAGTACTTGAACAAACTCCACCAGAGCTTGCAGCAGACATTAGTGATAAAGGTATGATAATGACAGGTGGCTCGTGTCTACTTAATGGTATGGACAAACTTATAAAAAATAGAACAGGAATAGAAGTAATTATAGCAGAAGATGCTGTTTCATGTGTAGCAAAAGGTACTGGTGAATCTCTTAACTCTATGGATATATTAGAAAAACAAATGACAACTGAATCAAAAAGTTATTAA
- the spoIIID gene encoding sporulation transcriptional regulator SpoIIID translates to MKDYIEERALEIANYIIEEKATVRKTANVFGVSKSTVHKDVTERLPKINPLISEQVKSVLEKNKAERHIRGGKATKIKYSTATVK, encoded by the coding sequence TTGAAAGACTATATAGAGGAAAGGGCTCTTGAAATAGCAAATTATATAATAGAAGAAAAAGCAACTGTAAGAAAGACAGCAAATGTTTTTGGGGTAAGTAAAAGCACAGTTCATAAAGATGTAACTGAACGCCTTCCCAAGATAAACCCTCTTATCTCAGAACAGGTAAAGAGTGTTTTAGAAAAGAACAAAGCTGAAAGGCATATTAGAGGTGGCAAGGCAACAAAAATTAAATATAGCACTGCTACTGTAAAGTAA
- a CDS encoding peptidoglycan DD-metalloendopeptidase family protein — MDNNDKNNNEKKENGLKDKMKKVTQKDGFYLVLFLCIMIVGVTAVWVSGDNFKQISELEKEEDLEDDILDYYPDNEEPEIGAIEEPDPEPKVEEPNEEKTQEEPQKEENTEKQEQESNPKPESKEQAKNEEQAVEVSANARRAKAMLVPIMGKQSMGFAGDQLVYSETLEQWTTHNGLDITAKKGSSVRAVLKGVVKNIEETDDLGRVITIDHGEGLITKYAGFSEKILVKKGQNVNKGDAIGAIGEPAGYELSQGPHLHFEVLENGKHIDPKDYIPDFE, encoded by the coding sequence ATGGATAACAATGATAAAAATAATAATGAAAAAAAAGAAAATGGTTTAAAGGATAAAATGAAAAAAGTAACGCAAAAAGATGGTTTTTATCTAGTACTATTTTTATGCATAATGATAGTAGGAGTAACTGCAGTTTGGGTTTCAGGAGATAATTTCAAACAAATATCAGAGCTAGAAAAAGAAGAAGATTTAGAAGATGATATATTAGACTATTATCCTGATAATGAAGAACCCGAAATAGGTGCTATAGAGGAACCAGATCCAGAACCAAAAGTAGAAGAACCAAATGAAGAAAAGACACAAGAAGAACCTCAAAAAGAAGAAAATACTGAAAAACAAGAACAAGAATCAAATCCTAAACCAGAATCAAAAGAACAAGCAAAAAATGAAGAACAAGCAGTAGAAGTTTCAGCAAATGCAAGGCGTGCAAAAGCAATGCTTGTCCCAATAATGGGAAAACAATCTATGGGTTTTGCTGGAGATCAACTTGTATATTCAGAGACTTTAGAACAATGGACTACTCATAATGGTTTAGATATAACAGCAAAAAAAGGAAGTTCAGTTAGGGCAGTACTTAAAGGCGTAGTAAAGAATATAGAAGAAACAGATGATTTAGGTAGAGTAATTACTATTGATCATGGAGAAGGATTAATAACTAAATATGCAGGATTTTCTGAAAAAATTTTAGTTAAAAAAGGACAGAATGTAAATAAAGGAGACGCCATAGGAGCTATAGGAGAACCAGCAGGTTATGAACTATCTCAAGGACCACATTTACATTTTGAAGTATTAGAAAATGGAAAACATATTGATCCAAAAGATTATATTCCAGACTTTGAATAA
- a CDS encoding zinc metallopeptidase, which produces MFFADVGFLLVIPAIIFAAYAQSKVSSTFNKYLKHASASGYTGYQVARAILDRNGLHDVEIEMVRGKLSDHYDPRKRVLRLSRDVYQRSSIASVGVAAHEVGHALQHAEGYFPLLLRNNIAPIAGFGARFVWILVFAGFLLGIGDLVYIGIFLYLAVVAFQVITLPVEFNASNRAVSQLSNGIIADVDVKPTRKVLNAAALTYVAATLVGIAQLIRLILLADRD; this is translated from the coding sequence ATGTTCTTTGCAGACGTAGGCTTTTTATTGGTAATACCAGCAATAATATTTGCAGCTTATGCTCAATCAAAAGTTTCCAGTACATTTAATAAGTATTTAAAGCATGCTAGTGCATCGGGATATACAGGATATCAAGTTGCACGTGCTATATTAGATAGAAATGGGCTTCATGATGTAGAAATAGAAATGGTTAGAGGAAAGTTATCTGATCACTATGACCCTAGGAAAAGAGTTTTAAGACTGTCAAGAGATGTATATCAAAGAAGTTCAATAGCTTCAGTAGGTGTAGCTGCTCATGAGGTAGGTCATGCTTTACAACATGCAGAAGGTTATTTTCCATTATTATTGAGAAATAACATAGCTCCAATAGCAGGTTTTGGGGCAAGGTTTGTATGGATTTTAGTGTTTGCAGGTTTCTTACTTGGAATAGGTGACTTAGTATATATAGGAATATTCTTATACCTTGCAGTAGTGGCTTTTCAAGTAATAACTCTTCCAGTAGAATTTAATGCATCAAATAGAGCAGTGTCACAACTTAGTAATGGTATAATAGCAGATGTTGATGTGAAACCTACTAGAAAAGTTTTAAATGCAGCAGCATTAACATATGTAGCAGCAACACTTGTAGGTATAGCACAACTTATAAGATTAATATTGCTTGCAGATAGAGATTAA
- a CDS encoding TetR/AcrR family transcriptional regulator, with protein sequence MPKIIEGIEDKIFTSAFDLFSEHGYKNVDMKIIAKKSGIAVGTLYNYYPNKKTLFLNVFNKSWIDTFKKLDNIIYGNLNKQTKIKKFVQILYDEIYERKGMGKHLIRSSKFNNQEINIKQELLLRLKKIISIDEKDEELKCKYQIRLLQTILVTVITMMNEHPEEYEENIDYLSNYLWVIYENIEKY encoded by the coding sequence ATGCCTAAAATAATAGAAGGAATTGAAGATAAAATATTTACTTCTGCTTTTGATCTATTCTCAGAACATGGGTATAAAAATGTTGATATGAAAATAATAGCAAAAAAATCTGGAATAGCAGTAGGTACATTATATAATTATTATCCAAATAAAAAAACATTATTCTTAAATGTATTTAATAAAAGTTGGATAGATACATTTAAAAAATTAGATAATATAATATATGGAAACTTAAATAAGCAAACTAAAATTAAAAAATTTGTTCAAATATTATATGATGAAATTTACGAAAGAAAAGGAATGGGGAAGCATTTAATTAGATCTTCTAAATTTAATAATCAAGAAATAAATATAAAACAAGAATTATTATTAAGACTAAAGAAAATCATATCAATTGATGAAAAGGATGAAGAATTAAAATGTAAATATCAAATTAGACTATTACAAACAATATTAGTAACAGTTATAACAATGATGAATGAACATCCAGAGGAATATGAAGAAAATATAGATTATTTATCCAATTATCTATGGGTTATATATGAAAATATAGAAAAATATTAA
- the spoIID gene encoding stage II sporulation protein D, with translation MKSFLGLVGIIIFLIIIFPIIILFTWDEDNNEGMIDKIKIDNKKNDIVDSLDVSVDIYDTKTKNIINMDLEEYIKGVVAGEMPAKFEKEALKAQSVAARTYAISKIIAYNNGYRPEEHPEAPLCNTIHDQVWYSQEKLLELHGKEWMDKLFPKIEQAVDDTKGEIISYDGQIISEPLFHSSSGGMTEASEEVFASAEPYLRPVESPYETDSPSVKDNFKVSIDDFVKKLKDKYSNINITKENIEKRIELLERTSTGRVDKLKIGTITMTGRELRELFGFNSTNFTITINKEKSEVTIETLGNGHGVGMSQWGANGMAEKGSSYKEILKHYYTDVEISPINNSMMK, from the coding sequence GTGAAGTCATTTTTAGGATTAGTAGGAATTATAATATTTCTGATTATAATATTTCCTATTATAATATTATTTACATGGGATGAAGATAATAACGAAGGAATGATAGACAAAATAAAGATAGATAATAAAAAGAATGATATAGTGGACTCCTTAGATGTATCAGTAGATATATATGATACTAAAACAAAGAATATAATAAATATGGATCTTGAAGAATATATAAAAGGGGTAGTAGCTGGTGAAATGCCTGCAAAATTTGAAAAAGAAGCATTAAAAGCACAATCCGTGGCAGCAAGAACATATGCTATCTCAAAAATAATTGCATATAACAATGGATACAGGCCAGAGGAGCATCCAGAAGCCCCCCTTTGTAATACAATTCATGATCAGGTTTGGTATTCACAAGAAAAATTATTAGAGCTTCATGGAAAAGAGTGGATGGATAAACTTTTTCCTAAAATAGAACAAGCAGTAGATGATACAAAAGGAGAAATTATTTCATATGATGGTCAGATTATATCAGAACCATTATTTCATTCATCAAGTGGTGGAATGACAGAAGCATCTGAAGAAGTATTTGCATCAGCAGAACCATATTTAAGACCAGTAGAAAGTCCTTATGAAACAGATTCACCTAGCGTAAAGGATAATTTTAAAGTTTCAATAGATGATTTTGTAAAGAAGCTAAAGGATAAATATTCTAATATAAATATTACAAAAGAAAATATAGAAAAAAGAATTGAACTATTAGAAAGAACATCTACAGGTAGAGTAGATAAATTAAAAATAGGTACAATAACAATGACAGGTCGTGAGCTCAGAGAATTATTTGGATTTAATTCTACAAACTTTACTATAACAATAAATAAAGAAAAAAGTGAAGTCACTATAGAAACACTTGGAAACGGACATGGAGTAGGAATGAGTCAATGGGGAGCAAATGGAATGGCAGAAAAAGGTAGTAGTTACAAAGAAATATTAAAACACTATTATACAGATGTAGAAATTTCGCCAATTAACAATTCAATGATGAAATAA